One genomic segment of Erpetoichthys calabaricus chromosome 7, fErpCal1.3, whole genome shotgun sequence includes these proteins:
- the LOC127528851 gene encoding uncharacterized protein LOC127528851 isoform X1 gives MYKLDPIIQDGILRVGGRLGKAAMPEEAKHPAILHKHSRVASLILQHIHKRIGHCGRNYVLAQLRQKYWIPQANSSIRKIISKCTTCRRYNAKVGEQKMADLPEDRLAPNQPPFTNVGVDYFGPFLVKRGRSLVKRYGVIFTCLTTRAAHIEIAHSLDTDSCIQAILQFTDRRGQVKIMRSDNGTNFVGAERELRETIKKISYAMMQEQIKWIFNPLSASHQGGVWERQIRSIRKILNSTLNQQTLDDENLPTMMCKVESILNNRPLTKTSDDPNDLEPLTPNHLLLLKTKPEIPPKFVSENEPYPRRCWK, from the coding sequence atgtataaacttgacccgatcattCAAGATGGAATActaagagttggaggaagactcggCAAAGCTGCGATgcccgaagaagctaaacatcctgcaattctacacaagcattcacgtgttgcttctctcatattgcaacacattcataaacgaattggacattgtgggcgcaactatgtgctcgcacagctacgccaaaaatactggatacctcaagcaaattcatctataagaaaaataatttcaaagtgcacaacgtgcagaagatacaatgcgaaagtaggtgagcaaaaaatggcagatttgccagaagatcgtctagcaccaaaccaaccaccgtttacaaatgttggagtggattattttggccccttcctagtcaaaagaggaagaagcctagtcaagaggtacggagtaatcttcacatgtttaacaaccagagctgcgcacatagagatcgcacatagcttagacacagattcttgtatccaagccatactccaATTTACagatagaagaggacaagttaaaatcatgcgctcagacaatggaacaaattttgttggagcagaaagagagctacgagaaactattaaaaaaattagctacgctatgatgcaagaacaaatcaaatggattttcaatccactatcagcttctcatcaaggtggagtgtgggaaagacaaatcagaagcataagaaagatcttaaattcaacactaaatcaacaaacactcgatgatgaaaaccttcctacaatgatgtgtaaagtggaatcaatactcaataacagaccccttacaaagacatcagatgacccaaatgatttggaaccactcacacccaatcacttgttgttactgaagacaaaacctgaAATACCACCCAAattcgtttcagaaaatgaaccatacccaagaagatgctggaaataa
- the LOC127528851 gene encoding uncharacterized protein LOC127528851 isoform X2: MHHFADASEDGYGTVTYLVLTNKEGKKHCSFLMGKLRVAPLKQITIPRLELTAAVVAVKMDKMFKGELQMPLEESTFWTDSTMVLKYISNESTRFKTFVANRISVIRDHSQPSQWRYVTSALNPADQASRGLSIENFLKSTTWSQGPTFLLKPEREWPKRPDQPNDSLLEDDPEVKSCTVNMTKIEEATEPINKLITYFSDWHRLKKAVAWFLKFKDLMLSLRNERKTFQLEVSQTKGNPEEQKSLIAKHMKRYKLTLKTSPISLDDLVKAETELIRLSQQQEFPVELKF; this comes from the coding sequence atgcaccattttgcagatgctagtgaagatggatatggcactgtcacttaccttgtttTAACCAAcaaagagggcaaaaagcattgttcattcctgatgggcaagttaAGAGTTGCACCGTTGAAACAGatcacgattccaagattggagctgacagcagccgttgtggcagttaaaatggacaaaatgtttaaaggagagcttcaaatgcccttagaagaatctacattttggactgacagcaccatggtgctaaaatacatttcaaatgaaagcactcggttcaagacctttgttgccaacagaatctctgtgatcagagatcattcacagccttcacagtggaggtatgtcacatctgcccttaacccggctgatcaagcatccagagggctaagcatagaaaactttctcaaaagcactacatggtcacaaggtccaactTTCTTATTAAAGCCTGAaagggagtggccaaaaagaccagatcaaccgaACGATTCACTccttgaagatgatccagaagttaaatcTTGTAcagttaacatgacaaaaatagaggaagcaactgAACCCAttaacaaactaatcacctatttttcagattggcatcgcctgaagaaagcagtggcttggttcctcaagtttaaagacttaatgctgagcttaagaaatgaaagaaaaacattccaactagaagtcagtcaaACTAAAGggaatccagaagaacaaaaatcactcatcgcaaagcacatgaaaaggtataaactgactctaaaaacaagtccaatttctctagacgacttagttaaagctgaaacagagcttatccgcctgagtcaacagcaagaatttccagtagaattaaagttttaa